The proteins below come from a single Myxocyprinus asiaticus isolate MX2 ecotype Aquarium Trade chromosome 28, UBuf_Myxa_2, whole genome shotgun sequence genomic window:
- the LOC127419299 gene encoding rac GTPase-activating protein 1-like, with protein METAVLKLYRVFENLRAQVDVLNESIEPQFIQMALNFEHSRRKWLRLDQELNACKEVLTKAETESGALEVKLKHARNQVDVEIRRRQKAEADCAKLDRQIQLIRELLVSEGSSNGIKLNEEQRSALAFLNTRSQNPSNLNTSRRLTTIDESASILSDISYDKTDDSLDWDSSAIRTVRLKKRQKRRSSRNHTEGPPAAAKRSRSTGRTSEKGNESLVAKTTVTVPTDGRPIEAVATVEAVPYWTRSRRKTAVMEWDTADTNSVQSMDVFKQPSQPDGGYKAEPSTPQGNGGIRLHEFVSKTVIKPESCVPCGKRIKFGKISLKCRDCRVVSHPECRERCPLPCIPSMAGTPVKTGEGTLANYVSATSPMIPSLVVHCVNEIEQRGLRETGLYRVSGSDRVVKELKEKFLRGKTGPLVSKVEDIHAITGLLKDFLRNLNEPLLTFRLNRAFMDAAELSDDDNSIALMYQNISDLPQPNRDTLAFLIIHLQRVAQSTDTKMDIYNLARVFGPTIVGHAVPDPDPMTILQDTKRQPKVVERLLGLPVEYWNKFMISDNDQAHNDHMIIENSNVHATPDQKMSMFGPVTTPDQQMSKTPSSSSLSQRMKNATLNAITPKFASRSRAAVSVPRQGNFFASPLLK; from the exons ATGGAGACTGCTGTGCTAAAACTTTACAGAGTTTTTGAAAATCTGCGGGCACAGGTTGATGTCCTCAATGAGAGCATTGAGCCAC AGTTTATTCAGATGGCCCTGAACTTTGAGCACTCTCGTCGCAAATGGCTGAGACTCGATCAGGAGCTGAATGCATGTAAGGAGGTGCTCACCAAGGCTGAGACTGAGAGTGGGGCACTGGAGGTCAAGCTCAAACATGCCCGCAACCAAGTGGACGTAGAAATCCGACGGAGACAGAAAGCAGAGGCTGACTGTGCGAAGCTG GATCGTCAGATTCAGCTAATCCGGGAGCTGCTGGTGTCTGAAGGTTCCAGTAATGGCATCAAATTAAATGAGGAGCAACGTTCGGCCCTGGCATTTCTGAATACCCGTTCCCAGAATCCCTCAAACCTCAACACTAGCCGGCG ACTGACCACCATTGATGAATCGGCCTCTATCTTGTCAGACATCAGTTATGATAAAACTGATGATTCCTTG GACTGGGACTCGTCTGCAATCAGGACCGTTCGTCTCAAGAAACGGCAAAAGAGA CGCTCCTCCCGAAACCACACAGAAGGACCCCCGGCTGCAGCCAAGAGATCCCGTTCCACCGGCCGCACTTCTGAGAAA GGTAATGAATCTCTGGTGGCCAAGACCACAGTGACAGTGCCGACAGATGGGAGACCCATTGAGGCTGTTGCCACAGTGGAAGCTGTTCCCTACTGGACCAGGAGCAGACGAAAGACCG CTGTTATGGAGTGGGACACTGCTGACACTAACTCTGTTCAGTCTATGGATGTGTTCAAGCAGCCCAGTCAGCCCGATGGAGGATACAAGGCAGAGCCCAGCACTCCCCAGGGCAACGGAGGCATCCGTCTGCATGAGTTTGTCTCCAAAACG gtTATCAAGCCAGAGTCTTGTGTGCCATGTGGTAAGAGGATCAAGTTTGGGAAGATTTCTCTGAAGTGTAGGGACTGTCGTGTGGTGTCCCACCCTGAGTGCCGTGAACGCTGCCCTCTGCCTTGCATTCCATCTATGGCTGGAACGCCAGTCAAAACCGGAGAG GGCACCCTGGCAAATTATGTGTCCGCCACCTCTCCCATGATCCCTTCACTGGTGGTGCACTGTGTTAATGAGATTGAGCAGAGAGGCCTACGTGAG ACTGGGTTATATCGAGTGTCTGGCTCTGATCGAGTTGTAAAGGAACTAAAAGAGAAGTTCCTGCGTGGAAAGACCGGTCCACTAGTCAGCAAGGTGGAAGACATACATGCCATCACTGGACTCCTCAAGGACTTCTTAAGGAACCTCAATGAGCCTCTGCTAACCTTCCGTCTCAACCGTGCATTCATGGATGCTGCAG AGCTGTCCGATGATGACAACAGCATCGCGTTGATGTATCAGAACATCAGTGATCTACCACAGCCGAACAGAGACACTCTTGCTTTCCTCATCATCCACTTGCAGAG AGTGGCCCAGAGCACAGACACAAAGATGGACATCTACAATCTGGCTCGAGTTTTTGGACCCACAATCGTGGGGCATGCTGTGCCAGACCCAGATCCAATGACCATCCTTCAGGACACCAAACGGCAGCCAAAA GTGGTTGAGCGTCTATTGGGTCTGCCTGTGGAGTACTGGAACAAGTTCATGATCAGCGACAATGACCAGGCTCACAATGATCACATGATTATTGAAAACTCCAATGTCCATGCCACTCCTGATCAGAAAA TGAGTATGTTTGGGCCCGTCACGACCCCAGACCAGCAGATGAGCAAGACGCCGTCATCCAGCTCTCTTTCCCAACGCATGAAAAACGCAACTCTCAACGCAATCACTCCAAA GTTTGCTAGCAGGAGTAGAGCTGCCGTTAGCGTTCCTCGCCAGGGAAACTTCTTTGCTTCGCCTCTTCTGAAGTAG